The Hordeum vulgare subsp. vulgare chromosome 7H, MorexV3_pseudomolecules_assembly, whole genome shotgun sequence DNA window CCCCAGCTGCTGGGGATGGAACATTGGCTTGTTCGTCCCAATAGATGTTGGAGAGTAATAACCATGGTTGCAACATGACTTGTGTCACCAAACAAACAGATTCAAATGCCGCAGCCCCAGAACGAGATATGTTGCCCTAGTACCATACAGTTGTTGTGGTTAGTTGAAGAAAAGGGAACCGACTTGCAGATTCTTCCAGTGCATCTATTGCTAATCTCAAACCATTTACATCCTGTGTGGTACAGCTTCTAACGATGATGGTAAGACTGTAAACCAGCCCATCCAAAAGAATGCAATGGCTAGTGCCTAGTAACCTAACAAAACCGACCAAAACTCAAAAGAGAGCAAAGCTTCCTGTATCTGATGATTCATCAACCTCTAGCTAATAACACTTCCAGATGCTTTCCTTTACTGTCTTTTCTTGACCCTCCAGAAAGAGAACCATTGTCGGTTCTCCTATATTGGACTGCTGGTGTTTGTTTACCAGAGGCCAATTGGTGAAGCTGCAAGAATGTGAGCATACTTACTGCAAACACAGTAGCATTACCCAGCACACTACCCATCCTCTCGAATCTTAAAATGTTCTTGGCTAAAGCAAAACTGCAGGATACCACACGCACCACCATATTTGAACCATGTCCCCTGCGGTCCTCCTCATCTTCCCCTAATTGGCTGTGCATTCCATACACATCTTCCGGCGAGACAAAATGGCTCTTGTCACGCACATCACCCACGAAACCTAAGGCTTCCTCAATGATTCCATGCCCCTTTCCTCTATGTTCAGCCAACCTTGCAGCAAGGAGAATGCGACTTTGCTGCACCCTAGCAATCGCGGCATCTCGGTCGGCACGCTGTTGTAACTGAACATCCTGCAAGCCAACGTGACACAAATAAGCAACATATTGTTTTTCAATCAAGGGATATTTGGTGCCAGATGTCTAGCTACATCATCTGAATTATCAGTACATTTATGTTTGGCATAAATGATCATGGTGAAATGCCCCTTCAAACAAAATCATGTAGGAGTGCTTAATTTCACAGATGCCGAGAGAAGATAGCTTATCTTGACACATGTAATTGCTCCTGCATAAAGCAGCATTATGTGCTCAGCTCATTCAGCTAAGACTCGATCATGTACGGTAAGAAATTGTACATCGTATACCTTGGAATAAAATGAGGGACACTGCGACAATTTTAACAATTAAGAGTTCCTGTTGATACCTTATACAAGAGGACAACCAGGAAGAAGCTACATGGGTAACTACCATTAGCCAGAAGACAGTAAGCTACATGGCTAACAACCTGTAGCAATTGTGTGACTTGGTACCATTATCGGCTACAAGGGAACGAGAGGTCCCAATTCAACAGATAAGATTCTCCCGGTGTATGTTACACCTATGGAATGAAGACGCATGCCGACAGGAGTGAATCTGGCACTCAAATCACATGAGGACAAAATTgacgaagaatacaaaggctcgtGATAACGAAACATAACAGAGACAAACAAACAAAGCTAGCATCCAGCTCACAAATATGTGGCTTAATACCGTTGTTTTCCACATGGACATACTGTCAAACAAGGAGCATCTGTGGACCAAAACACAGAACAGCACTAATGAATGACAAGGCCGGCCTAGTTTGCCTGAATGAGATGCGTGCTCAGAATTTAAACGACATGAACAATTGTTCATCTGAATCTGGATTTACGGATCAGCATGGTGGAGTCATCTCAAAAGAAAACAAACTTAAAGGAGATGATTAATTGCGCAGGGGGGCAAGCAAAGGCATGACAACAATCCACTGTATCATTTTTCTGAAGATGCTTCTCGCACGCGACATCAACGAGGCACGGATTTTTCAACTCAGAGgaacgcaaggaggaggaggagggggaggtgaggGAGGGCTTGCACTCACACGAAGGAAGTGGAGGTGGCCCTCGAGGTCCTCGAGCGCGGCGCGGATGGCGTGCAGGCCCCGCGcgtccgccatggccgccgccgccgccgccaggtcGACGTGCCCTCCACCCTGCGGCGGCCGCTGCCCCTTGACGACTACGTGCCCGTTGGGGGCGCCCCGGCAGAGGCAGGCAGGAAGGCCGGCGCAGGCGGAGAGGGCGAGGATGGCGTGGCTGAGCTTGTCATGGAGGTCCCAGATGCGCTCCTGCAACGCCTCCGCCTCCGCTTCCGTCGCCGGCGTCTCCCAGTCCCATCTCATCTCATTCACGCGATTCGCTCGTCGCCGTTGGAGACAAGAGAGGGGTGGGGGGCTGAAGAAGGCAGGCACCCACGGCGCACGACGGGTGGAgcttttcttctcctcccccttcttctgtTGACAAAataccctttttctttttcttttctctttgcgtTCCTAATTGCTTTGTGTCATGTGgtggtaccgatgatgttgtgatGAGAGGGAGGAATCATTCACGAATTATGCATTTGCAAAATGTAATGCAAGCCATTTTTCTTGTACTTTTAGATCATGGAGGTAACTAGTGGTAAATTCGTTATTCAAAAGAAAAGACGAATCTCAAAATATACCACTTTCTCCGTTCCATATTAGTTGCCGTTGATTTAGTATAAAATTATTGTACTAAGAGCAACGGGCCGACCCAAACAGACAACGATTTCGTCCGCTTTTCGTCCGTTCGGGTCGGCGAGGCGGACACGAACGTCCGCTTCCGTAAATGGTTCGGCTCGTGAGCCCAACGCTGGTCGGACTCATTTTTTATCGGCGAGAAAAAAAACATaatgcataattaaacattaaaatccAATCACGAAGGTCGGCGATAGTCCACGCGTCGCGTCCGCATTacattaaataaaaataaaaaaacctaAAACTGCATCCATGCAGCCCTaggcgttgtcatcgttgtcatcggggccggtgaggtcgaccagcGTTGGCGCAGGGCCGGCCCAGGGGAACGCCGAGTTCCAGAGTGCAGTTGCGTGCGCCTCCATCGTCTGCCCCGCTGACGCGGgttgtggtggtggcggtggcagcgcagcagcacgagcacgctcctcctcctccgcctcccgtcgctcctcctcctccttcttctccagctCCATGAGCCGCAGGCCTTCGACGCGCTCCGTCCGCAGGTGCACCGACCTCCAGTGCTCGAGGTAGGCCTGCTCCTGCAACAGGGTCGCGCCCAACCAGATGGGCGGCGCGCTGATGAACTCCTGGATGATGTCGGT harbors:
- the LOC123411063 gene encoding plastid division protein PDV1-like, translating into MRWDWETPATEAEAEALQERIWDLHDKLSHAILALSACAGLPACLCRGAPNGHVVVKGQRPPQGGGHVDLAAAAAAMADARGLHAIRAALEDLEGHLHFLRDVQLQQRADRDAAIARVQQSRILLAARLAEHRGKGHGIIEEALGFVGDVRDKSHFVSPEDVYGMHSQLGEDEEDRRGHGSNMVVRVVSCSFALAKNILRFERMGSVLGNATVFAVSMLTFLQLHQLASGKQTPAVQYRRTDNGSLSGGSRKDSKGKHLEVLLARG